GCCGGCTTCGGCCTCGCGGCCGTCGCGCTCACCGTCGGGCTGGCGGGGGCCGGGTTCAAGTCCGTCCTCCTGCTGTTCTTCATCTTCCTGACGAACCCGACCGCGGCCCACGCGATCGCTCGGGCCGCCTTCGAGGAGGGAATCGTGCCGTGGACGGAGGGGGACGACCGCCGATGACGGGGACGCTCGCGGCCGGCGCGACGGCGCTCGCGTCGGTCGGTTCGTCCGCCGCGGGGCTCCCGGCTCCGCCCGTCGCGCAGGTGACCGCCATCGAGGC
This genomic stretch from Halorubrum hochsteinianum harbors:
- the mnhG gene encoding monovalent cation/H(+) antiporter subunit G, producing the protein MSAAALETARVWLVVAVTLLGLFFTLVSMTGVLRLPDVYSRAHTASQADTLGAGFGLAAVALTVGLAGAGFKSVLLLFFIFLTNPTAAHAIARAAFEEGIVPWTEGDDRR